A region of Betta splendens chromosome 13, fBetSpl5.4, whole genome shotgun sequence DNA encodes the following proteins:
- the LOC114868658 gene encoding alpha-2-macroglobulin-like — protein MSPGIQMWTLCVLLSWMCVVPALGELQYMVAVPAVLKAGAETRFCASLLKPNMNVVMTVTLRSERENTTLFRQTSNEEFHTCTQFKVPLVQNPEVQRFEVEVRGDGFYSKRVQKLMIKVYKPMTFIQTDKPIYLPGQTVHFRVVSLDIRFRPANQLYDAIYLEDAQQNRIGQWLNETSNSKILQLSYSLNSEAREGTYTIAVSVGGNKVYHWFKVEKYVLPKFDVKINSVDEVFIKQQEFKVEVCAKYTYGQPVTGSVEVVACRPLESSFRSPVVVTPEHPEGIPAISAPCYKDTQQLNRKGCNTFTFRMSAFTKVDNIILTDVLSLSAKVKEEGTDITRLIGKNVQISYVVGKLSFIDTPKIFEHGSNVKGKVKAMNHNNEPIADMTLYLFGGESWSTTLLQILTTNSDGVASFSLNTTNYMYSRDIVLRVDDKPKRHSGAPRTPSYVDGDHWLSRVQDISPVIKTFSSLEVKNKDKPLPCDTEEDVFIQYTVVGEKEGNVDVMYLVLSRGVIIMQGHKQVEVQSKQVNEGEVSFKIKVSPEMAPIVHVVAYAVLPSERVIATTARFSTEKCFANKVSLEFSPSSAVPGEETTLKVTSAPDSLCGVSAVDQSVLIQEPGKSLDADKIFSLLPVEIDFPNEVEEPECPTLRERRSVYDHRIGKDDAYPVFKSVGLKMATNLLIRTPTCVDFKGLVYHLSQLSMSREYYDYQPREYDDFGPPPPPVVTVRTFFPETWIWDLVHVGESGQKDVSLTVPDTITTWETEAFCLSPRGFGLAPRKQITVFQPFFLELTLPYSIIRGENFELKATVFNYLSSCIMVTVTPAPSPHYTLTPLSGDQYTSCLCGSERKTLSWTMVPSSLGTVNVSVSAEAVASHATCDNEIVSVPDRGRIDVVTKSLIVKAEGTEIVKAYNWLLCPKGEALTEEVELQLPERVIDGSAQASVSVLGDILGRALQNLEGLLRMPYGCGEQNMALLAPNIYILQYLKNTQQLSPDINEKATNFLTSGYQRQLNYENDGAYSTFGSGPGNTWLTAFVMRCFSKAQSFIYIDPTKIEESRTWLIRKQKTSGCFEMSGRLFHNGMKGGVSDEVTLSAYVTAAFLEMNTSADSQVITKSLSCLKESISDLSNTYTTALLAYVFTLAGDMETRSLLLQHLDKVASKEGGFLYWSQSSVETSASLSVEISSYVLLAKLSASPTAEDLGYCSSIVRWLTGQQNQYGGFSSTQDTVVALQALALYSTLVFSPTGSSTVTVQSPSGQLTFDVNQNNKLLYQEKTLQDTTGKYSLEVKGSACASVQISLQYNIPTSTDVTTFSVKVTPEVNCTNNAQRPKLSLKLKVVYRGKLKSTNMVILDIKMLSGFVPEPESLKSLKRADFVDRVEQEEDHVLVYFSELVKETQYNHHLDLVQEIQIQNLKPAVVKIYDYYQPSDQAETEYIYTCAPQ, from the exons ATGAGTCCTGGGATCCAGATGTGGACGCTGTGCGTCCTCCTGAGCTGGATGTGTGTGGTTCCAGCGCTGGGGGAGCT GCAGTACATGGTAGCAGTTCCTGCCGTTCTtaaagctggagctgaaaccAGGTTCTGTGCGAGTCTCCTAAAGCCCAACATGAACGTAGTCATGACCGTGACTTTGAGAtctgagagagaaaacacaaccCTTTTCAGGCAGACGTCCAATGAGGAGTTTCACACCTGCACTCAGTTTAAG GTTCCTTTAGTGCAGAATCCAGAGGTTCAGAGGTTTGAGGTGGAGGTACGAGGTGATGGCTTTTATTCCAAAAGAGTCCAAAAACTTATGATCAAAGTCTATAAACCAATGACTTTCATTCAAACAGACAAACCGATCTATCTGCCTGGACAAACAG TGCATTTTCGAGTTGTCTCGCTGGACATAAGGTTCAGACCTGCCAACCAGCTG TACGATGCCATTTACTTGGAG GATGCCCAACAGAACCGGATTGGACAGTGGCTGAATGAAACATCCAACAGTAAAATCTTGCAGCTTTCTTACTCCCTGAATTCTGAGGCTCGTGAGGGAACCTACACAATCGCAGTGTCAGTCGGTGGAAATAAAGTGTATCACTGGTTTAAGGTGGAAAAATATG TTTTGCCCAAATTTGATGTGAAAATAAATTCAGTTGATGAAGTTTTTATTAAACAGCAAGAATTTAAAGTTGAAGTTTGTGCCAA GTACACGTATGGACAGCCTGTGACCGGAAGCGTTGAGGTCGTAGCGTGTCGACCTCTCGAGTCGTCTTTTAGAAGTCCTGTTGTTGTTACCCCTGAACATCCAGAGGGAATCCCAGCAATAAGTGCTCCGTgctacaaagacacacagcag CTGAACAGAAAAGGCTGCAACACGTTCACCTTCAGGATGTCGGCTTTCACGAAGGTCGATAACATTATACTGACAGATGTACTGTCCCTCAGTGCcaaagtgaaggaggagggCACAG ATATTACCCGCCTGATAGGGAAGAATGTACAGATTTCTTATGTTGTTGGAAAATTATCCTTTATTGATACACCCAAGATTTTTGAACATGGGTCAAATGTGAAGGGAAAA GTTAAAGCAATGAATCATAATAATGAACCCATTGCTGACATGACACTGTACCTGTTTGGGGGGGAAAGTTGGTCGACAACCCTGCTACAGATTCTCACAACTAACAGCGATGGTGTCGCCTCTTTCTCATTGAACACGACGAACTACATGTATAGCAGGGACATAGTCCTTCGT GTTGATGACAAACCAAAAAGGCATTCGGGTGCCCCTAGAACCCCATCGTATGTAGATGGAGATCACTGGTTGTCTCGGGTGCAAGATATTTCTCCTGTCATTAAAACATTCAGCTCCCTGGAGGTGAAGAACAAAGATAAACCACTTCCctgtgacacagaggaggacgttTTCATTCAATACACTGTGgttggagagaaagagggaaacgTGGATGTGATGTATCTG GTTTTATCCAGAGGAGTCATCATTATGCAAGGACATAAACAAGTTGAGGTGCAGAGTAAACAAG TGAATGAGGGTGAGGTGTCCTTTAAGATCAAAGTGTCTCCAGAGATGGCACCAATAGTCCATGTTGTAGCTTACGCCGTTCTCCCCAGTGAGAGAGTGATCGCCACGACTGCCAGGTTCTCCACAGAGAAATGCTTCGCTAACAAG GTGTCGTTGGAGTTCTCTCCGTCCTCAGCTGTTCCTGGAGAGGAGACCACCCTGAAGGTGACGTCTGCACCTGATTCTCTGTGTGGCGTCAGTGCTGTTGACCAGAGTGTCCTCATTCAGGAGCCAGGGAAGAGTCTGGATGCAGATAAG ATATTCAGCTTGTTGCCTGTTGAGATCGACTTTCCTAATGAAGTTGAAGAACCAGAATGTCCCACGTTAAGGGAAAGAAGATCTGTATATGATCACAGAATTGGCAAAGACGACGCCTATCCAGTTTTTAAG AGCGTAGGACTGAAGATGGCAACTAATTTGTTGATTCGGACCCCTACATGCGTAGATTTTAAAGGATTAGTATATCACCTTTCACAAT TGAGTATGTCTCGAGAATATTACGATTACCAGCCTCGTGAGTATGACGATTTtggtcctccaccacctccagtaGTGACAGTCCGCACTTTCTTTCCTGAGACCTGGATATGGGACCTGGTGCATGTGGG AGAGTCTGGACAGAAGGATGTGTCCCTCACGGTCCCagacaccatcaccacctggGAGACGGAGGCTTTCTGTTTGTCCCCTCGGGGTTTTGGTTTGGCTCCTCGTAAACAGATCACGGTCTTCCAGCCCTTCTTCCTGGAGCTCACTCTGCCCTACTCCATCATCCGGGGGGAGAACTTTGAGCTGAAGGCGACTGTCTTCAActacctcagcagctgcatcatg gtcactgtgactcctgccccgtctccacattacaccctcactcctctctctggtGACCAGTacacgtcctgtctgtgtggcagCGAGCGTAAAACCCTCAGCTGGACCATGGTCCCGTCCAGTCTAG GGACAGTAAATGTGTCTGTCAGCGCTGAGGCTGTAGCGTCTCATGCTACATGTGACAATGAGATAGTGAGCGTTCCAGACAGAGGTCGTATCGATGTGGTCACCAAATCTCTGATTGTAAAG GCTGAGGGAACTGAGATAGTGAAGGCCTACaactggctgctctgtccaAAAG GAGAGGCTTTAACAGAGGAAGTAGAACTACAGCTCCCAGAGAGGGTGATTGATGGATCTGCTCAAGCTTCAGTGTCTGTTCTAG GCGACATCCTGGGCCGAGCCCTGCAGAACCTGGAGGGACTCCTGCGGATGCCGTATGGATGTGGGGAGCAGAACATGGCTCTTCTAGCTCCCAACATCTACATCCTCCAGTACCTgaagaacacacagcagctgagcccaGACATCAACGAGAAGGCGACAAACTTCCTCACCAGTG GTTACCAGAGGCAGCTGAACTATGAGAATGATGGAGCTTACAGCACATTTGGATCAGGACCAGGAAACACTTG GCTCACAGCGTTTGTGATGAGGTGTTTTTCTAAAGCTCAGTCCTTCATCTACATTGACCCAACAAAGATTGAAGAGTCTAGGACCTGGctgataagaaaacaaaaaacaagtggCTGCTTTGAAATGTCTGGACGTCTTTTTCACAACGGAATGAAG GGTGGAGTCTCTGATGAAGTGACTCTCAGCGCTTACGTCACTGCTGCCTTCTTGGAGATGAACACATCAGCTGAT AGTCAGGTGATAACAAAGAGCCTGTCCTGCCTCAAAGAGTCCATCAGTGACCTCAGTAACACCTACACTACAGCTCTGCTGGCCTACGTCTTCACTCTGGCAGGAGACATGGAGACTCgttctctccttctgcagcacctggacaAAGTTGCATCCAAAGAAG GAGGTTTCCTCTACTGGTCTCAGAGCTCAGTAGAAacttcagcctctctgtctgtggagatCAGCTCCTATGTGTTACTGGCCAAACTCAGTGCCTCACCTACAGCTGAGGACCTGGGCTACTGCTCCAGTATCGTTAGGTGGCTGACGGGGCAGCAGAACCAGTATGGAGGTTTCTCCTCCACCCAG gACACAGTGGTGGCTCTCCAGGCTCTGGCTCTCTACTCCACTCTGGTGTTCAGTCCAACAGGTTCCAGCACAGTGACGGTCCAGTCTCCCAGTGGCCAGCTGACATTTGATGTGAACCagaacaacaagctgctgtacCAGGAGAAGACGCTGCAGGACACAACAGGAAAGTACAGCCTGGAGGTGAAGGGGAGTGCGTGTGCATCAGTACAG ATTTCTCTTCAGTACAACATCCCCACTTCCACTGATGTCACCACCTTCAGTGTGAAGGTCACACCAGAGGTCAACTGCACCAACAATGCTCAAAGACCCAAACTCAGTCTGAAGCTGAAAGTAGT ATACAGAGGAAAGTTGAAAAGCACCAACATGGTGATCCTGGATATCAAGATGCTCTCTGGGTTTGTCCCAGAGCCAGAGTCTCTGAAGAGC CTCAAACGTGCAGACTTTGTGGATCGTGTTGAACAAGAGGAAGATCACGTTCTGGTGTATTTTTCAGAG TTAGTAAAGGAAACACAGTACAACCACCACCTGGACCTTGTTCAGGAAATCCAGATCCAGAACCTGAAGCCGGCTGTGGTCAAGATCTATGACTACTACCAGCCAA gtGACCAAGCAGAGACAGAATACATCTACACTTGTGCTCCACAGTAA